TCGGAACAGCGCTTACGTGCCAATGAAGATCATCTGGAATATGTCGTGTACCACGATGTGCTTACGGATCTGCCCAATCGTCAGCTGTTTCGCGACCGTTTACAGCATGCCATCAGCATGGCGGCACTTGGCCGCTACCAGGTTGGCGTGTTGTTTATCGACCTGGATCATTTCAAAAAAATCAACGATTCACTGGGCCATGAAATCGGTGACCGATTGTTGTGCGAAGTTGCACGTCGTCTGCGTTTGTGCATCGGCGGGCTGGATACCGTTGCCCGCCTCAGCGGCGATGAATTCGCCATCATTCTTGATCAGCTTAATAATATCGAAAATGTCATTCTCATTGCCCAGGAAGTGAACCGGCGCCTGGCTGAAGTGATGGTGGTTGAAGGCTACAAACTGTTCCTGACCGCCAGTATCGGTATCAGTCTCTATCCGGGGGATGGTAAAGATGTGGTGTCTTTGCTTAAATGTGCCGATGTTGCCATGTTCAAGGCCAAGGAACTCGGCCGTGATAATTATCGTTTTTATACCGCCGGCCTCAATGAACGTGCCAGCGAGCTGCTGATCTTGGAAGGTGCGTTGCGCCAAGCCGTGGATAAAAATCATCTGGTGGTCTATTTTCAGCCACAGGTGGAGCTGGACAGCCGGAAGATTATCGGCGCAGAGGCTTTAGTGCGCTGGCAGCATCCAGAGCACGGCATGATCTCCCCGGTGGATTTCATTCCCATGGCCGAAGAAACCGGGCTGATTGTCTCCATTGGTGAATGGGTGTTGCGTCAATCCTGTCTTCAGGCGCGCCGGTGGCAGCAGGCCGGTTATCCACCGATGCGTGTTTCGGTGAATATGTCGGCGCGCCAATTCCGCCAGAAAGACCTTGTTCCCATGGTGCGACGTATTCTGGAGGAGACGGGACTGAGTCCGCAATACCTTGATCTGGAGATTACCGAAAGCATTCTGATGAACGATGTCGACGGCGCGGTTGAACGCCTTATTGAGCTGCACAGTCTCGGGATCCAGCTGTCCATTGATGATTTTGGCACCGGCTATTCATCACTGGCCTATTTAAAGAAATTCCCCATCCAGTATTTGAAAATCGATCGCTCCTTTGTGCGCGATGTGATCATTGATCCCAACGATGCCGCCATTGCGACTGCCGTCATTGATCTGGCGCGCAATATGAACCTCAAGGTTATCGCCGAAGGCATTGAAGAGGAGGAGCAACATCGCTTCCTGCTCGAACGTGGTTGCGGTTACGGTCAGGGCTATCTGTTCAGTCGGCCGATTCCCGCCGATGCCTTCGAACGCTTGATGGACGCTCAACAGAGCTCCTGATCTCACAATGAAACAGCCGACCATGGCGGCGCTGATGGCCGCCTACCGTGACGTGCTCGCTCTGGCCGACCACTGGTTTGATGACGCAGCATCATCGCTCGGGCCAATGCTTGGCTGCCATAGAGGGTGTAGCGATTGCTGTCGCGGACTGTTTGATATCACCATGCCTGACGCCGTATTGTTGCACATGGGATTTTCCCGTTTGAATGCCGACTGGCAACAGCGGGTTTTGCAGCGGTGTCGTGAGCGTCGTGAGCAACTGCAGCAGCAATGGCCGGAACTGCAAGCCCCGTATCTGCTCAATCACCTTCACCACCGGTCCTGGCAAACCATGCCCGAACAAGATGCCACGCCGTGCCCTTTGCTTGATGATGAGGGCGGTTGTCTGGTGTATGACCGGCGACCACTCACGTGCCGTCTCCACGGCCTTCCCCAGGTTGACTTGGACGGTGAAGTGTTCTCCGACGCCTGTTGCCCCTACAACGAAGAAGCCGTGTGTCATGCAGAGCGGGGCGTTGTACCCGGGCCGTTTCGGACGATCTTTAGCCGTGAGGTACAATTGATTCGTCAAGTTAATCAGTTGCTTACCGGCCGGGCAGTCTACGAACTGGATACCTTCATTCCTTTGGCTCTGTTGATCGATTTTTCCGATGCACAACATTGGACTCACACTGTGGATATCACCTTGTTGTGATGACGCAAGTGGTTCTTCCATGAGACCGTTGACATTCTAATATTAAAAAGATTGCATCCGGTTTAGACACGGCGTATTTTTCACCGTCTTATAAAATTAAGGACGGTGATTGTTTTGGTGCGTTATATTAGTGATTTAAATGATAAGACGGCGCGTTTTGCCCGTCATTGTGTCGAGCAGTATACGTTTATCGAACTGGTCCATTCGTCTAAAGACGGCATCGATTATGAAGCCTGTGAGGAATGGGGAATAACCGGTGAGGAATGGCAGGATGCGATTTTTGCCGCTCTGAAAGAACTCCGTGTAGAGATGCACAAATAAAGGTTAAAAGAGAGTCGTCCTCTTTTTTCAAGCTAACACGCCCTGTCCGTTAAGTCGTTCAGGGCGTGTATTTATTTATAGGTGGTTCGTTTTGTGTTGCTTGTGTTTTGTTGCTGGGCAAAGCGATCTCTTCTGTATGAACTTCCAGCCGGTTCCATCCTTTTCGTACTCTTGAATTCGTAAAAATGATTAAAATTGTTGAATCCTGTATCGGTGATCCGTATGGTTGTTTCCGTATGGGACGTTAACGTAAATGACCACAGCAAACGGAGAAGACATTGAAAAAATTTGCCATTGGTGCATTGTTTATCGCTATCGCAGTACCCGCTTTTTCAGCGGATTTCTATACCTGGCGCGATGACAATGGGAAACTTCATGTCACTGACGAACCACCCCGTAGCCAGAGCAAAGAGGACGTTCTTGTTAAAGAATACAGCTATTCAGGACGCGAAAACAGCCAACCGTCTGAAACGTTTCAGCGCCGCGTTTATCATCAGATCGACGCCGTAAATGAACATCGTTACCAAGAGCCGACCCAGAGTAACGAACTTCAGCGGAAAAAAGAAAAGCAACGCCTTGAAAAAACAATTGACGTTGAGAAGAACATGCTCAAAGAGCGCATCCACTATTACAAATTTCGTTGTGCCGATATCAGTTCACCTAAAAGCCGCAAGGACTATTGTGATGGGCAACAGAAGTTATACGAAAAGAAACTGGATTTGCTCAATCGTGATCCGGAAGAATATTTTATGCGGGAAACGAGATATTGAAAATAGACGTTTGCCGATATTTGTTTTGCCGGCCAGGATGTGGCTTTGCGTCATCACTGCATCTGTTGAGATGGGTATCGCAAAAATAACGGCTCACCACAATGAAACGCTTTTTCCTGCGCAGGAATAGCATTGGTTGTGAACGACACTTGGGCCATGTCGACAGTTTAAAAGGGGAACGCCTCACTTCCCCAATGTAAGAGCTCTCCCTGTATCCTCTCTGTCTATTAAATTAAAAATCTTGAATAGGTCTCCAGGGTTGGGTACTATGCAAGAAATGTTTAACTCTTTTAATTTTTGTTTTGGAGGAACGATGGCAACTCTAGTCTGGAAAGTCCAGGAGACGAAACGCGAAAAAGCAGCCGAACGTCGCCGCTGGCTACGTCCTGAGGAGTATACGAACATCGTAACTTATGCGTTCGTCGCCCGAAGACCTCTGTCTTAGCCGAGGCGAGGACGCCGTTCATTCTCTGGTGTCATCCCAACCACCAAGTTATCAACTGCCGCACGTTGTTTTCATCCCCACCCGCATTATGAGAAAAACGTCCTTATCCGCCACCACTTGAAAAACACCCAGGGTGTAACGTTTCTGTAAGTGCTCTTATCGTGGTCAGATGGTTTCCCTGCTCTGCAGGAATAGGTTTGACTCGTTGGAAAAAGCTTAAGACTATAAAAGCCCTCCCTTGCAACACAAACTGTTCAGAGCTGTGGCAACGCGGCTTGTGGAACTTGAGGTGTAAGACGGAAGGTGATAAAAACGCCCATATCTTAAGCAGATAGGGCGTTGAGTTTTATTGGCGGGAGCAGATGGGAATCGAACCCACCGGGGACGGGATGCGCCCCCCATCGGCTTTGAAGGCCGTGAGCGCCACCAGGCTACTAGCTACTCCCTCGTTTGAGGGAAGATGTATATCAGCTAGTCAGATTTCATTCAAGCATTTTATCTGTACGCCCTATGGCTGGATAATGATGTCCGCCTGCTGCATCGCCTCAACCGTGTCGAGCATGTTGGAGACTTGCCCCACTTTGAGCTGATCTTTTAATTCGTAGAACTCCAGGCACAAGCCACAGACATTGATCGTGACACCGGATTCCTCTAAGCGTTTCAGGGGTTCGAGTACCGCAGATCCTTCACAGGTCAGTTTAACCCCACCGTTGACGAACAGAATAGTCGAGGGCAACTGACTGGATTCCAACAGTGTACAGATGAA
This region of uncultured Desulfuromonas sp. genomic DNA includes:
- a CDS encoding DUF4124 domain-containing protein — protein: MKKFAIGALFIAIAVPAFSADFYTWRDDNGKLHVTDEPPRSQSKEDVLVKEYSYSGRENSQPSETFQRRVYHQIDAVNEHRYQEPTQSNELQRKKEKQRLEKTIDVEKNMLKERIHYYKFRCADISSPKSRKDYCDGQQKLYEKKLDLLNRDPEEYFMRETRY
- a CDS encoding EAL domain-containing protein codes for the protein MAGDVSENQDVVLEELYHDLMGLVGEPFFRALTTKLARLAGADYAFIGEFTDDKRDYVRTVAVYADGENIDNLKFKLKNTPCEVVVLEGLQRYPQNVLELFPLDHLAIRMEVESYIGLPLVNSKGEVLGPLAVFSRRPLGDIEKAETALHLLAMRASAELERIAIERQREEELHFLQSLLDAIPNPVFYKDLDSRYLGCNRSYEDLLKKSRQDIIGHRAADVMPPMRAVVAIREDNKVYDSALSRTYESTIEKPEHGTMQVLFNKAPFFNRDGNLAGLVGTIQDITSLREMQSAMQSLVESTVGFTGSNCYRRVALQLCQWFDADCAIVGRIQEEGKVLSLATIQDGVSLPAYSFTWSNTPCEKVIGEGMCLMSEGVLELYPDCSLVSQLQAEGYVGTPIRDHNGEVIGILSVLSRGKIKSLERAKDVLAIMAARVSAEIERELSEQRLRANEDHLEYVVYHDVLTDLPNRQLFRDRLQHAISMAALGRYQVGVLFIDLDHFKKINDSLGHEIGDRLLCEVARRLRLCIGGLDTVARLSGDEFAIILDQLNNIENVILIAQEVNRRLAEVMVVEGYKLFLTASIGISLYPGDGKDVVSLLKCADVAMFKAKELGRDNYRFYTAGLNERASELLILEGALRQAVDKNHLVVYFQPQVELDSRKIIGAEALVRWQHPEHGMISPVDFIPMAEETGLIVSIGEWVLRQSCLQARRWQQAGYPPMRVSVNMSARQFRQKDLVPMVRRILEETGLSPQYLDLEITESILMNDVDGAVERLIELHSLGIQLSIDDFGTGYSSLAYLKKFPIQYLKIDRSFVRDVIIDPNDAAIATAVIDLARNMNLKVIAEGIEEEEQHRFLLERGCGYGQGYLFSRPIPADAFERLMDAQQSS
- a CDS encoding YkgJ family cysteine cluster protein; this translates as MKQPTMAALMAAYRDVLALADHWFDDAASSLGPMLGCHRGCSDCCRGLFDITMPDAVLLHMGFSRLNADWQQRVLQRCRERREQLQQQWPELQAPYLLNHLHHRSWQTMPEQDATPCPLLDDEGGCLVYDRRPLTCRLHGLPQVDLDGEVFSDACCPYNEEAVCHAERGVVPGPFRTIFSREVQLIRQVNQLLTGRAVYELDTFIPLALLIDFSDAQHWTHTVDITLL